The following coding sequences are from one Sphingobium sp. RAC03 window:
- a CDS encoding alpha/beta hydrolase — protein sequence MKLLSLALALAIATPVLAQPNVKMDAVPAPDQSAAVPLYPDQPAVKAGQDEQWSRMQVTIGTNAIDNVMVRNVVRPTITPYLPDPAKATGAAVIVAPGGAFLSLSMTGEGSDVARWLADHGVAAFVLKYRLNETPRDDRAFLGMMGARFADAAKPGAVRTIEEPRATQDALKALAIVRSRAASYGIDPARTGMIGFSAGAMTTLNATLEGKGDQRPAFIGYIYGPMTDIAVPADAPPMFSAIAMDDGLFKRQGFAIVEAWREAGRPVELHAYERGDHGFGAGKPGTTTMGLMPQFYAWMEARGLLSKRP from the coding sequence ATGAAGTTGCTTTCCCTGGCTTTGGCGCTGGCCATCGCTACCCCTGTCTTGGCACAGCCCAACGTGAAGATGGACGCCGTGCCAGCACCCGACCAGAGCGCAGCGGTCCCGCTTTACCCCGACCAGCCAGCGGTAAAGGCGGGACAGGATGAACAATGGTCGCGGATGCAGGTGACGATCGGCACCAACGCCATCGACAATGTGATGGTTCGCAACGTCGTGCGCCCGACCATCACCCCCTATCTGCCCGATCCGGCCAAGGCGACCGGCGCGGCCGTCATCGTCGCGCCGGGCGGCGCTTTCCTGTCATTATCAATGACGGGGGAGGGAAGCGACGTTGCGCGCTGGCTGGCCGATCATGGCGTTGCTGCTTTCGTCCTGAAATATCGGCTGAACGAAACGCCGCGCGATGATCGCGCATTTCTGGGCATGATGGGCGCGCGTTTCGCCGACGCGGCAAAGCCCGGCGCGGTCCGCACGATCGAGGAACCGCGCGCAACGCAGGACGCGCTCAAGGCGCTGGCGATCGTGCGCAGCCGCGCGGCAAGCTATGGCATCGACCCGGCCCGCACCGGCATGATCGGATTTTCGGCAGGGGCGATGACGACGCTGAACGCCACGCTGGAAGGAAAGGGCGATCAGCGGCCTGCCTTCATCGGCTACATTTACGGCCCGATGACGGACATCGCCGTGCCTGCCGATGCGCCGCCCATGTTCAGTGCGATCGCCATGGACGATGGCCTGTTCAAGCGGCAGGGCTTTGCCATTGTCGAAGCATGGCGCGAGGCGGGGCGCCCGGTCGAACTCCATGCCTATGAGCGGGGCGATCATGGCTTTGGCGCGGGCAAGCCCGGCACCACCACCATGGGCCT
- a CDS encoding family 1 glycosylhydrolase, translated as MLDRRTMLAAGMAAAGTLAAPAIAARKAAANPAFPKDFLWGVATAPHQIEGNNVASDLWFLENQQPTIFAEPSRDACNSFALWETDLDIVKNLGLTCYRFGIEWARIEPEKGLFSQAMLDHYKAVIEGCRARGLAPVVTLSHFTAPRWFSAQGGWTNPESAELFARYCDRAMRALSAGIHSVITFNEPNILLLLKPMLPPQVWDIQKLTLETAAKRLGVPKFVSANVAGVEDLPALQKGMLAAHKVGKAAIKTVRPDLPVGFSLAMMDDQAVGKNSIRDAMRQELYGAWLEVAKTDDFLGVQNYERALWTDKDRLPAPKGSVVNWGGTEVWAPSLAGAVRYAHQATEVPILVSEHGVGTTDDSVRQAFIPAALADLKKVMDDGVPVQGYCHWSLLDNFEWIFGYKPKFGLHSVDPVTFARTAKPSAAIYGAIARRNAL; from the coding sequence ATGCTTGATCGCAGGACGATGCTGGCGGCCGGAATGGCCGCGGCAGGCACATTGGCCGCGCCAGCGATTGCCGCGCGCAAGGCAGCGGCCAATCCGGCCTTCCCCAAGGACTTTCTATGGGGCGTAGCCACTGCGCCGCATCAGATCGAGGGCAATAATGTCGCCAGCGACCTGTGGTTTCTGGAAAATCAGCAGCCCACCATTTTCGCTGAACCCTCGCGCGACGCCTGCAACAGTTTCGCGCTATGGGAAACCGACCTCGACATTGTCAAGAATCTGGGCCTGACCTGTTATCGCTTCGGCATCGAATGGGCGCGGATCGAGCCGGAAAAGGGCCTGTTCAGCCAAGCGATGCTCGACCATTATAAAGCGGTGATCGAAGGGTGCCGGGCGCGCGGGCTGGCCCCGGTGGTGACGTTGAGCCACTTCACCGCGCCACGCTGGTTCAGTGCGCAGGGTGGCTGGACCAACCCGGAAAGCGCGGAATTATTCGCGCGCTATTGCGACCGGGCGATGCGGGCGCTGAGCGCGGGCATCCATAGCGTCATCACCTTCAATGAACCCAATATCCTCTTGCTGCTGAAACCCATGTTGCCGCCGCAAGTGTGGGACATCCAGAAACTAACGCTGGAAACGGCGGCCAAGCGGTTGGGCGTGCCGAAATTCGTATCCGCCAATGTCGCGGGGGTGGAAGATCTGCCCGCGCTGCAAAAGGGAATGCTCGCGGCCCACAAGGTCGGCAAAGCCGCGATCAAGACGGTGCGCCCGGACCTACCCGTCGGTTTTTCGCTGGCAATGATGGACGATCAGGCCGTGGGCAAGAACAGCATCCGCGACGCGATGCGGCAGGAACTCTATGGCGCATGGCTCGAAGTCGCCAAGACCGACGATTTCCTGGGCGTGCAAAATTATGAGCGCGCGCTGTGGACGGACAAGGATCGGCTGCCCGCCCCCAAGGGGTCGGTGGTCAACTGGGGCGGCACCGAAGTCTGGGCGCCGTCGCTGGCGGGTGCCGTCCGCTATGCCCATCAGGCGACAGAGGTGCCGATCCTGGTATCCGAACATGGCGTCGGCACGACCGACGACAGCGTGCGTCAGGCCTTCATTCCAGCCGCACTCGCCGACCTGAAAAAAGTGATGGACGATGGCGTCCCGGTGCAGGGCTATTGCCACTGGTCGCTGCTCGACAATTTCGAATGGATTTTTGGTTATAAACCCAAATTCGGCCTGCACAGCGTCGATCCAGTGACGTTCGCACGGACGGCCAAGCCGAGCGCAGCAATCTATGGCGCGATCGCGCGTCGCAATGCCCTGTAA